In Marinomonas maritima, the genomic stretch CTTTCGCAGCCAATTCAAGCGCCCGTTCCATCCAGTATTGATCTTTCATTCTTGATTTACCTCAAGGCGACTATTTTGCATTTAATACATAATTGCCTTTAATGCATAATCCGCTCTACACTAAAATCTAACGCAATGATAAATAAAAGGAGTTCTGTTTATGAATACAGTGGCAGATCTAATGACAACAGATTTAATCACATTAAGGGAAAATGATTCTTTAGCGAAAGCCAAAGCATTGATGCACGAAAAAAACATTAGAAACATCCCCATCATCAACGATGAGGGAGAATGCGTAGGCATGCTAACCCAGCGTGAATACTTACGTCATGCATTTCACCTAGTTAGCCAATTTGGCACGCAACACATATCCAAAAAAGAACAACAAACGCCGATTGCCAACGCCATGAACAAGGACATCTTAACCATTAGCCCTGAAACAGAATTAAGCATGGCTGCCGAGTTCTTCATTGAAAACAAGTATGGATGCTTACCCGTCATTCAAAACGACAAACTCGTCGGCATTCTCACACCTGTAGACTTTGTTAAACTTGCACACAAAATGCTAAAAGAGTCTGCTTAAACT encodes the following:
- a CDS encoding CBS domain-containing protein, encoding MNTVADLMTTDLITLRENDSLAKAKALMHEKNIRNIPIINDEGECVGMLTQREYLRHAFHLVSQFGTQHISKKEQQTPIANAMNKDILTISPETELSMAAEFFIENKYGCLPVIQNDKLVGILTPVDFVKLAHKMLKESA